In one Thermosipho ferrireducens genomic region, the following are encoded:
- a CDS encoding GDP-mannose 4,6-dehydratase: protein MFRGALHHPDLENFKLNLQHLKKGKTVVEVDPKYFRPTEVDILLGDASKAREKLGWKPEVTLALFQKSYKNKKNELEIYNFFMNFM, encoded by the coding sequence ATTTTTCGGGGAGCATTACACCACCCGGATTTAGAAAACTTTAAACTAAATCTTCAGCACCTAAAAAAAGGAAAAACAGTAGTAGAAGTAGATCCAAAATACTTCAGACCCACAGAAGTAGATATACTCTTAGGAGATGCAAGCAAAGCAAGGGAAAAACTTGGCTGGAAACCAGAAGTAACCTTGGCCCTGTTTCAAAAATCGTATAAGAATAAGAAAAATGAACTTGAAATATACAATTTTTTTATGAATTTCATGTGA
- a CDS encoding transposase, whose amino-acid sequence MRRKNIKKIFKLIQKFYKNILPQLPQKSTNRGRPRKYSDVLILSLAVLKELLGLSFRETLEIGTIYFNKVPSLRDFHYRVLQLEEIIKHLINFIHDTLQCEIESIIVDGTGIGFKKHTTLNWMRGTYVRQIKNHVRCEVVLTKGKYKLFQYVEVGKAYSSEIKLLKKLLKKIELKGKKFIADKLYDVKWLREYLKKRGIKEVIKIRKGAIGRKEVDYEEYKERNEIEGLFGNIKTKLGGYVYAYRDDMARIQALIKFLLYNLYVAYIFLFTKLCIDITNFIGNHIKIYKFYIIPCKIRKNA is encoded by the coding sequence ATGAGAAGAAAAAACATAAAGAAGATATTCAAACTTATCCAAAAATTCTACAAAAATATTTTACCACAACTTCCCCAAAAATCTACCAATAGGGGGAGGCCTAGGAAATATTCAGATGTATTAATACTTTCATTAGCAGTTCTTAAAGAACTGTTGGGACTTTCATTCAGAGAGACATTAGAAATAGGTACAATTTACTTTAACAAAGTTCCATCACTCAGGGACTTTCATTACAGGGTTCTTCAATTAGAAGAGATTATAAAACATCTTATAAACTTCATACACGACACACTCCAGTGTGAGATAGAGAGTATTATAGTAGACGGTACAGGAATAGGGTTTAAGAAACATACTACCTTGAACTGGATGAGAGGCACATATGTACGACAGATAAAGAACCACGTTAGATGTGAAGTAGTGTTAACAAAAGGAAAATACAAACTTTTTCAGTATGTGGAAGTGGGAAAAGCTTATTCAAGTGAAATAAAACTTCTAAAAAAACTATTGAAAAAGATAGAACTCAAGGGAAAGAAATTCATAGCAGACAAGCTGTACGATGTTAAATGGTTGAGGGAGTATCTGAAAAAAAGAGGAATAAAAGAGGTAATAAAAATAAGAAAAGGAGCAATAGGCAGGAAAGAAGTAGATTATGAAGAATACAAAGAAAGGAACGAAATAGAAGGACTATTTGGAAACATAAAAACAAAGCTTGGGGGATATGTATACGCCTACAGAGATGACATGGCAAGGATACAGGCACTAATAAAGTTTTTATTGTACAACCTGTATGTGGCATATATTTTTCTTTTTACAAAGCTATGTATTGATATTACAAATTTCATAGGAAATCATATAAAAATATACAAATTTTATATAATTCCATGTAAAATTAGAAAAAACGCATAA